The genomic window GGGCGCAGGATCTCGCCCCGCAGTCGCAACCGGTCCCCCTGCAACTCGGCCAGCCCCGCGATCGGCGTCTGGCACGAACCATCCAGCCGGGCCAGGAACGCACGCTCGGCCGCCATGCGCAGGGCGCTGTCGGGGTCAGCGATCGGCGCCAGCAGCGCCGCGACACGCGCATCATCGGCCCGCCGTTCCACACCGATGCAGCCCTGGGCCACGGCGGGCAGCATCTGGTCGGGATCGACGGCGCAGCGGGCGACATCAGTCATGCCCAGCCGCGACAGCCCGGCCATGGCCAGGAACGTTGCCACCGCCACGCCGTCCTGCAGCTTTTTCAGCCTTGTCTGCACATTGCCCCTGAACTCGACCAGCCGCAGGTCCGGGCGCCGCGCCGCCAGTTGCGCGCGCCGCCGCAGGCTCGATGATCCCACCACCGCCCCCGGCGGCAGTTCGGCAATGGCGCCGTAGCGGTCGGACACGAAGGCATCGCGCACATCCTCGCGCGGCAGGTAGCAGTCGATCACCAGCCCATCCGGCTGCTGGGTGGGCATATCCTTCATCGAATGCACGGCGATGTCGATGTCGCCGCCAGCCAGGGCCTCTTCGATCTCGCGGGTGAACAACCCCTTGCCGCCGATGTCCTTCAAGGGCCGGTCAAGGATCCTGTCGCCGGTGGTCTTGATCACCACGATGCGAAAGGCATCCTGGGGCAGGCCATGGGCCGTCATCAGCCGGTCGCGGGTTTCATGCGCTTGCGCCAAGGCCAGGGCCGAGCCGCGCGTGCCGATGCAAAGGGGGTTCTGGGGATCGGGCATCTGGGTCATGCCCCGGCATTACCGCCGGCGCGCGGCCTTGACAACGGGGACAACCCGGCCATGAAGGGGCCAGAGGTGATCCATGTCCGAAAAAACCATCCTGCGCGCGCTGAAGGGCGAGCGTCTGCCCGTTCCCCCTGTGTGGATGATGCGCCAGGCGGGGCGCTATCTGCCCGAATATCGTGCGACCCGCGCCCAGGCAGGCGACTTCCTGTCGCTGTGCTACACGCCCGAACTGGCGGCCGAGGTGACGCTGCAACCGATCCGCCGCTATGGTTTCGACGCGGCGATCCTGTTTGCCGACATCCTGCTGCTGCCCCAGGCACTGGGTGCCAAGCTGTGGTTCGTTACCGGCGAGGGGCCGCGCCTGTCGACCATCACCGATGCCGCCGGCGTGGCGGCGCTGAAACCGGTCGAGGCGATTCACGACACCCTCAATCCCGTTTATGAAACCCTGCGCATCCTGTCGCGCGAATTGCCGCGCGAAACCACGCTGATCGGTTTTGCCGGCGCGCCCTGGACAGTGGCGACCTATATGATCGCCGGGCGCGGCACGCCCGATCAAGGCCCCGCACATGCCTTCAAGGCCGCCGACCGCGCCGCCTTTTCGGCGCTGATCGACCGCATAACCCAGGGCACCATCGAATACCTGTCAGCCCAGATCGAGGCCGGCGCCGAGGTGGTGAAACTGTTCGACAGCTGGGCCGGCTCGCTCAAGGGCGCGGATTTCGACGATTTCGCCATCGCCCCCGCGCGCCGCATCATCAAGGCGCTGAAGTCGCGCCACCCCGGCATCCCGATCATCGCCTTCCCGCGCGAGGCGGGCGCGCGCTACGCCGGATTTGCCCGCGCAACCGGCGCGGATTGCGTGGCGCTGGACAATTCCGTCGCTGCCGAATGGGCAGCGGCCAATGTCCAGTGCGACGGCTGCGTCCAGGGCAATCTGGACCCGCGCCTGCTGGTGACCGGCGGCCCCCGGCTTCAGGCCGAAACGCGCCGCATCGTGCAGGCGTTTTCGGGTGGCCCGCACATCTTCAACCTGGGCCACGGCATCACCCCCGATGCCGATCCCGACAACGTGCATCGCATGCTGGCCGCCATTCGCGGCTAGCCCGGGTCGGCCGGTGCCGTCCTAATGGGTCAGCACCGGCAACATCGACAGCACCAGCAACACAGCCATGCTGCGATTGAACAGCCGCAGTCGCGCCGGCTGTTGCAGCACGCCGCGCAGCCCCTGCCCCAGCACCGTCCAGACCGTGACCGAAGGCAGGTTGACCAGGGTAAAGACCAGCGCCACCACCCAGGCCCCGCCCGCGCTGGCAGCATAGGCCGACAGCGCCCCCAGCGCCATCATCCAGGCCTTGGGATTGACCCATTGAAAGGCGCAGGCCGCCCAGAAGCTCATCGGCCGCGCGGCGACGCGCCCGGCTGTGGGGGCGGAAGCATGCGCGATCTTCCACGCCAGCCACAGCACATAGGCCATGCTGACCCATTTCATTGTCTGCGCCAGGGCCGGCGATTGCGCGATCAGCCGATCGACACCCAGTCCCAGCAGTGCCACCATCGCCCCAAAGCCCAGCGCGACGCCCAGCAGATGCGGCAGGCTGCGCCGCAGGCCGAAATTGGCGCCCGAGGTCATCAGCATGATATTGTTCGGCCCCGGCGTGATCGAGGTGGCAAAGGCGAATCCCGCCAGCGCCAGCAGCACCTGATAGGTCATTGCGCATCTCCATTCGTCCGCGCAATATTGCGGCATCCCGCCCGCAATTCCTGATCTTTCACCACCTCCTTGGAAACATAATTGCAACCTGATTTCGAAATCGACCAGATTTCCGCGCGGATATTGCGCATCCTGGAACGGCAGGGCCGGATGCCGAATCAACAGCTGGCGGCGGCGGTGGGGCTGTCGCCCTCGGCCTGCCTGCGAAGGGTGCAGGACCTGGAACGGCGCGGGCTGATCCAGGGCTATCGCGCCGTCCTGTCGCCGGCGGCGCGGCAGGCGGGCTTTACCGCCTATGTCACCGTCGGCCTGTCGCGCCATTCCAACGAGGCGCAGAAGGCCTTCGAGCGCGCCTGCATCGCCGCGCCGCAGGTGCGCGAATGTCATAACATCACCGGGTCGGTGGAATATCTGCTGCGCGTCGAAGTGCCCGATCTTGACGCCTATCGCCGCTTTCACATCGAGGTGCTGGGCGCATTCCCCCAGATCGCCACCATCACCACCCATGTGGTGATGGATTCACCAAAGGACGAGCGCGGCTGAACCCTCGGGCGCCCTTTCCAGCCCCCGCCGCAGCCGCTACAAGGGCGCATGACCCAACCCGCGCTTTCCCCCGATCAGGCCGAGGCCTGGGACGCCATTGCCCTTGCGCTGGAACAGGCGGGCGTCGATCTGATTTCCGAGGAACTGTCGCCGCCTGTCGAAGGCCAGTCCCGGGTGCTGGCGGTGATCGGCAAGGCCGGTTCGGGCAAGACCTTGCTGCTGGCGCAACTGACCAGGGCGCTGCGCGGCATCGGCGTCGATCTGGTTTCGGGCGATTACGAGGGCAAGCGGCGCAAGGACCGGCGCAGCGTGGCGATCCTGGCGCCCACGAACAAGGCCGCCTTCGTGCTGCGCACCCGCGGCGTGCCGGCAACCACCATTCACCGCATCCTCTACACCCCCGTCT from Paracoccus sp. SMMA_5_TC includes these protein-coding regions:
- the hemC gene encoding hydroxymethylbilane synthase is translated as MTQMPDPQNPLCIGTRGSALALAQAHETRDRLMTAHGLPQDAFRIVVIKTTGDRILDRPLKDIGGKGLFTREIEEALAGGDIDIAVHSMKDMPTQQPDGLVIDCYLPREDVRDAFVSDRYGAIAELPPGAVVGSSSLRRRAQLAARRPDLRLVEFRGNVQTRLKKLQDGVAVATFLAMAGLSRLGMTDVARCAVDPDQMLPAVAQGCIGVERRADDARVAALLAPIADPDSALRMAAERAFLARLDGSCQTPIAGLAELQGDRLRLRGEILRPDGSQVIAGERLGLSTDGAAMGRDLAEELRGRAPADFFDWT
- the hemE gene encoding uroporphyrinogen decarboxylase, which codes for MSEKTILRALKGERLPVPPVWMMRQAGRYLPEYRATRAQAGDFLSLCYTPELAAEVTLQPIRRYGFDAAILFADILLLPQALGAKLWFVTGEGPRLSTITDAAGVAALKPVEAIHDTLNPVYETLRILSRELPRETTLIGFAGAPWTVATYMIAGRGTPDQGPAHAFKAADRAAFSALIDRITQGTIEYLSAQIEAGAEVVKLFDSWAGSLKGADFDDFAIAPARRIIKALKSRHPGIPIIAFPREAGARYAGFARATGADCVALDNSVAAEWAAANVQCDGCVQGNLDPRLLVTGGPRLQAETRRIVQAFSGGPHIFNLGHGITPDADPDNVHRMLAAIRG
- a CDS encoding LysE family translocator gives rise to the protein MTYQVLLALAGFAFATSITPGPNNIMLMTSGANFGLRRSLPHLLGVALGFGAMVALLGLGVDRLIAQSPALAQTMKWVSMAYVLWLAWKIAHASAPTAGRVAARPMSFWAACAFQWVNPKAWMMALGALSAYAASAGGAWVVALVFTLVNLPSVTVWTVLGQGLRGVLQQPARLRLFNRSMAVLLVLSMLPVLTH
- a CDS encoding Lrp/AsnC family transcriptional regulator, with product MPNQQLAAAVGLSPSACLRRVQDLERRGLIQGYRAVLSPAARQAGFTAYVTVGLSRHSNEAQKAFERACIAAPQVRECHNITGSVEYLLRVEVPDLDAYRRFHIEVLGAFPQIATITTHVVMDSPKDERG